The Prochlorothrix hollandica PCC 9006 = CALU 1027 genome includes a region encoding these proteins:
- a CDS encoding CBS domain-containing protein — protein sequence MHELERLTSEATLGDLPLQDLCISHKTLGQAVAELFDQNQDLPGILVEDESGTIRLISRRRFHERMSSPYGLDLFLKRPISAFLDMCHYDDQMMEVLVLSHGESIDMAVRQGLQRNARNVYEPIIVIFEDETLPEFSVRSLLDFQVLLLAQAHLLGKANQRIREQQQETELYLKKYHQQQRKVQAYNQKLKVQQAVIQERNDTLEQQQADLLEKSEQIQELNARFLEVGAMLSSEHRKVFQATFAGVNRICRSADRILAAGSTLEEEVQVLHRISDSIAKVSRQVHHLSVKASIAVNQSQTIPSGFSTINEEISHLLSGTFEASQQLTQASDRFTQQIQDLSQAAQSGMNTAHSLISDMGEAQAAINELDILVKQPYRQVLGTAAADATPGPEPTPGLPSPRQVSRPLATEEFAIEPTLQAAVKSAHASCAVS from the coding sequence ATGCATGAATTAGAGCGTCTGACCAGTGAAGCAACCCTCGGAGATCTTCCTCTCCAAGACCTTTGTATTAGTCACAAAACTCTGGGGCAAGCTGTTGCTGAACTGTTTGATCAAAACCAGGATTTGCCCGGAATCTTGGTGGAGGATGAAAGCGGCACCATCAGATTAATCTCCCGTCGGCGTTTCCATGAACGGATGAGTTCTCCCTATGGGCTGGATCTATTTTTGAAGCGCCCCATTTCGGCTTTCCTGGATATGTGTCACTACGATGACCAGATGATGGAGGTGTTGGTTTTATCCCATGGGGAGTCGATCGACATGGCTGTGCGCCAGGGACTTCAGCGCAATGCCCGCAATGTCTATGAGCCGATTATTGTCATTTTTGAAGATGAGACCCTACCGGAGTTTTCGGTTCGCTCCCTGTTGGATTTTCAGGTTTTGTTGTTAGCCCAGGCTCATCTCCTGGGAAAAGCCAATCAACGCATCCGGGAACAGCAGCAGGAAACAGAGCTGTACCTGAAAAAATACCACCAGCAACAGCGCAAAGTCCAAGCCTATAATCAGAAGCTCAAAGTACAGCAGGCCGTGATCCAAGAGCGTAACGATACCCTAGAACAACAACAAGCTGATCTGCTAGAGAAGTCGGAGCAAATTCAGGAATTAAATGCTCGGTTTTTGGAAGTGGGGGCCATGTTGTCTTCGGAGCACCGCAAGGTCTTTCAGGCAACCTTTGCGGGGGTCAATCGCATTTGCCGTAGTGCCGATCGGATTTTGGCTGCGGGATCGACCCTAGAGGAAGAGGTGCAAGTGTTGCACAGGATTTCTGACTCCATCGCCAAGGTCAGCCGCCAGGTGCATCATCTTTCCGTCAAGGCTTCGATCGCGGTCAACCAGTCCCAGACTATTCCTTCGGGATTTAGCACCATTAATGAGGAAATCAGTCATTTACTGTCAGGAACCTTTGAGGCCAGCCAACAACTGACCCAAGCCTCGGATCGCTTTACCCAGCAAATCCAAGATCTGAGCCAAGCTGCCCAATCGGGAATGAATACCGCCCACTCCTTAATCTCAGACATGGGAGAGGCACAAGCTGCCATTAATGAGCTGGACATCTTGGTTAAACAGCCCTATCGCCAGGTTTTGGGCACTGCCGCCGCCGATGCAACCCCTGGGCCGGAGCCAACCCCTGGGCTACCTTCCCCTAGGCAGGTTTCACGTCCCCTTGCCACCGAGGAGTTCGCGATCGAGCCTACCCTTCAAGCTGCTGTAAAAAGTGCCCACGCAAGCTGTGCTGTCAGTTAA
- a CDS encoding transposase family protein, which translates to MSSKVSSVSFESELEQLSPHRLKESLESGFERLPDPRRRPYRCKHPLLSVIGIAVLTIIAGGKGWEDMQLYGQCKREWL; encoded by the coding sequence ATGTCCAGCAAAGTCAGTTCAGTGTCCTTCGAGAGCGAGTTAGAACAGCTCAGTCCTCACCGTCTCAAAGAGAGCTTGGAAAGTGGATTTGAGAGGTTACCGGATCCCCGTCGTCGTCCCTACCGGTGTAAGCACCCGCTCTTGAGCGTGATTGGGATCGCAGTCCTGACCATCATTGCGGGAGGGAAAGGATGGGAAGATATGCAGTTGTATGGTCAGTGTAAGAGAGAGTGGTTA